In Candidatus Thermoplasmatota archaeon, the genomic stretch CGTTCTCGGTCACCGTGCGCAACCCGGGAACGGCCGAGTCTCCGCCCACGCGCGTGCGCCTCATCCTCAACGGCACGGAGCTTGGACGCGAGCCCGTTGCGGGCCTTGCCCCCGGCGGCTCGGACACCGTTTCTTTCGGTTGGAGGGCGGCCGGCGGCAGCTGGACGGTCGTGGCCGTCGTGGACGCCGTGGCCGGCGAGTCGGCCAACGACGACAACGCCCGCACCCTCCTGCTTGACGTGCTTCCCGCC encodes the following:
- a CDS encoding CARDB domain-containing protein; amino-acid sequence: MPMRQTMALLAAVALVGLAPIAGGQGCGQSGQPACAANLVVAALSADPAAPEVGEEVTFSVTVRNPGTAESPPTRVRLILNGTELGREPVAGLAPGGSDTVSFGWRAAGGSWTVVAVVDAVAGESANDDNARTLLLDVLPA